GCAGGGCCAGGGCGCGCGGAATGGTCGGGGCTGGGGTCATGGACGAACACCTCCGGGACGGGCCAGGGCGGCGGGCCGCCCGAACCGTGCGCCGCAGAGGCTAGCACCACCGGCGGGCCGCGCGGCGCGCCGCTTGTCCAGGCAGCCCCGCCGTACACTGGCAGCATGACATCTGCCGGTCACGTTCCGCCCAGCGAACAGGAGCAGCTGGCCGCCCTGCGCGCCGCGTACCCCACCCCGGAGGACCTGGTCAGCCGCATGCACCGGGAGCTGGACGCCCTGGAGGCCGTGATCCGCGCCGCCGCGCCGCACTGGACCACCGTGCTGCCCGGCCGCGAGTGGACGCCCGCGCAGGAGGCCGAACACACCGTGATCATCAATGAGGGCACCGGGCGCCTGGCGCGGCTGCTGCTGTCGGACAAGGCCATTCGCCAGCCGCCGGAGGTGCCCGGCGAGTACCGGGAGGGCCGGCGTCAGGCGCCGGCCAACACCATTCCCGCCGGCGACCACACGCCCGAGCAGGTGCTCGAGCGGCACGCCGCGACCCGCGAGCTGCTGACAGTGACCGCGCCCGCCGATCCCACGCGCACGTACTACCACCCCTTCATGGGTCAGCTGGACGCGCTGGACTGGCTGCGCATGGCCGCGTACCAGACCCGCCACCACCGGCAGGCCATCGAACGCGGGCTGGCGGGCCTGAACGGCACGGCACCGTGACCCGGCCCGGCGCTCACATCGCCTGACGGTGCGGCGGTTCCGGCGTGCGGCCCCCGCCGGT
The genomic region above belongs to Deinococcus metalli and contains:
- a CDS encoding DinB family protein; this encodes MTSAGHVPPSEQEQLAALRAAYPTPEDLVSRMHRELDALEAVIRAAAPHWTTVLPGREWTPAQEAEHTVIINEGTGRLARLLLSDKAIRQPPEVPGEYREGRRQAPANTIPAGDHTPEQVLERHAATRELLTVTAPADPTRTYYHPFMGQLDALDWLRMAAYQTRHHRQAIERGLAGLNGTAP